Genomic segment of uncultured Fibrobacter sp.:
TCAAAATCGCGAGAAACATCGTCCGCAATGCGCATGTGCATAGCACCCAGCCAGTTGATATACTTCTCGATGCGCACATAGCCATCGCTTTCCTTGGTCATGGCATCGTCTTTCGACTTGTCGTAACCCATCGCGTCTTCAAAGTAATCGGGCATACCGTCCTTGTCGCTGTCCGTAGCGGCCTCGCCCGCAATCACCTCACCCCAACCATTATTGGTCTTGATTCCCATGGCACCAACGCTTTTCACCAAGGCTCCTTCTTTCCCCAGTGTCCCCACCTGGTGCCATATCAGGGAATCAATATCGTCGTAAGGGAGCACTCCGCTCTGCGAATTCACGTAGCGCCAAGCGCTAGCCGCACTAAGCATCGGGCCCGATGTCGTAAGTTCGCTCCAGGGTTTCGCAAGTTCCTCGCCCACACCCTGGTAGTAGTAAATACTAGAAGGCCCGCCGTTCAGTTTTCCGTCACGGTCCTTGTCAATCATGTTGCCGCTCGCGTAAATACTCTGGTTCTTATCCACCTGAAACCATTCGTTTTTGCCAGTCGGGCCATAGACAAAGTAATTGTTCACGATATCGTGATTGAAATGAGTGCTCGTATGCGTTGTGTAGCCCGCCTCAAAATTGTAGAGGATATTGTTCACGAACACGTCATTAATCTTGTCAAGCGGATTTCGATTGTGCGTGTTCACGAAGGCGTTGTAGTACCACGCCCAGGTGCCATCCACCGATTCGATATGCGCCCCGAACTGCTGTCCGATGGGGTTTGCAATCAATGAATTCTGTACCGTTATCCCCGTTACGCGATAGCTTGCATTATCCGAGGAACCGCCGAAGTTGTTCCACGGTGCAAGTTCCACCGAGCAATGGTCCACAATCACGTTCTTGGAATCGTAAAGGTTCAGCGCATCATCCTTTTCGGACGCGGTATTTTCGCCAGGGCGAATGCGAAGGTAGCGAATGATGATGTTGCTCTGCTTGCCCGTGCTGAGTTTACCGCCGTGAATGGCGATTCCCTCGCCCGGAGCCGTCTGCCCCGCGATGGTAATGTTGCTCTTGATAGAAACCGCCGTCTTGATGTTGATGATGCCACCCACGTCAAAGACCACTATGCGATTCCCTTGACTGACCGCATCGCGGAAAGAGCCCGCGCCGTCATCGTTCAGGTTCGTCACGTGATACACGGTTCCGCCACGACCGCCCGTGACTTGCGCCCCGAAACCGAGCGCCTCAGGAAAAGCCAGCGGCTCGGCACCCGCCCCCATAACACCAAACACTGTTAGGCAAAGCGCCGGAACCGCAAAATTCTTGCAAAAACCAAATTTCAAACCCATGAGCATCCCTTTTTTGCCTAATATATATCAAAAGCAGCCAAAAAAATATAGGCTCCCCAATAAAAGGTTGTCTACGGACTACGGCACAAAACATGTGGACATATTTGTCCACAGTAAAAAGAATTTGAACACCATATCTATGCTATTCAAGCATATATTTAAAGTACCCATTATAATTAAGGTTGTTTAACACAATGGGTTTGGGTTTCTGTTTGGCGAAAGGAGTGAAACATGAAAAAGGGCCTCCATACGGCGCTTCTTTTTGGTTTATGTTCCATGGTATTTGCAGAAATACCGCTCAATTTCGACACCGAAAACCGCGGCAAGGATCTTGGCGCCAAGGCGGGCGAACTTAAGAGCAATAGAAAACTCCCCAACCCATTTGAATTCCACGACGGCTCCAAGGTCACCAAGTATGGCGACTGGAGCAAACGCCGTAACGAAATCAAGGCCGATATCGAAAAGTACGAAATTGGCGACAAGCCGATTCCTTCCGACGTGAGCGCCACTTACAGCGGCGGCACCCTCACGGTCACCGTCAAGGAAGGCGGCAAGACGATGACGATCACATCGAAATTCAACATTCCGTCTGGCAACGGCCCGCACCCGATTATCATCGGCATGAATAGCGGTACGGGGTCGCTTTCCTCGAGCCTGTTCAGCGGCTTTGTGCAGGTGCCTTTCAGCCACGACCAGGTGGCGAAATACTCCATGAACGGTCAGAAGGACACGAACGTGGGCTTCTACAAGTTCTACGGCAACAAGAACCAGAACGGTGACTATTCCGCATGGTCTTGGGGCGTAAGCCGCCTGATTGACGGCCTTGCGCAAATTGCCGACCAGTACCACCTGGACATGAGCAAAATTGCAGTCACTGGTTGTTCCTATGCGGGCAAGATGGCTCTCTTCGCAGGCGCCTTTGACGAACGCGTGACGCTCACCATCGCCCAAGAATCGGGTGGTGGCGGCATCAACTCCTGGCGCACTTCCGCCGACTTCGCAAGCCGCGGCACGAACATCGAAAAAATCGACAACACAAACTACAGCTGGTTCATGCAGAGCCTCAAGAGCCAGGACCCCTACAAGCTCCCGCACGATCACCACGAACTCATCGCCATGATTGCCCCGCGTGCGGTGGTTGCGCTCGGAAACCCCGGTTACGAATGGCTCGGCGACGAATCGGGCTACAAGTCCATGATGGTAGCAAGCGAAGTGTGGAAGTCCATGGGCATCGAGGACCGCATCGGCTTTGACTTTACCGGCGGCCACGAGCATTGCCAGGCAGCCAGCAGCCAGAACAACACCGTAACAGCATTTGTCGACAAGTTCCTGCGCGGCAAGAGCGCCAATACCGATATCCACGTCAAGCCCACGAACGGCAAGGGTTTCAAGATTGACAACTATGCCGACTGGATTGACTGGGAAACGCCTTCGCTCCCGTACGAAGAACCCAAGCCGGACACCTCCAAGCAGGACACGACCGTGCAGGACACTTCCAAACAGGACACTTCGAAGACCTCCCTGAAGATGGCACACCTCGCTCCGTCAATGAGCATGTTTGTATCAAACGGCTTCTTGCATGTACAAGGCGCACCCGAGGGCACGAAAGTCCGCTTGTTCGACTTGCAGGGTAACCTCGTCCGTGAATTTGGCGAAAATGGCGGAAATCTTGCAGGCATTCGCGTCGGTAAGTTGACCGCTGTATTTGTCAGCAGTTGTGGCCAAAAGCTCGGCCATAAATCGTTCAGCTATACAGGATTCTAGCTTTGAATCAACTTTGTCAATAAAAAGCGCCTCGGCATTCGCCGAGGCGCACTTATTTCGAAACTTATCTGCGCATAACCTTGATAGTCTTGCTCAAACAGGAGCCATCGCGATCCATTCCGCGAACATTCACGATATAGACGCCCCTGCCGAAGGGTTGCAGATTTACCGATGCCGTGCCGTTTGCAGTCACGACATCCTTGCTCAGCATCGGATTTTTGCCACTCAGATCAGTCACGCGAATTTGCGCGTTGACAGGAATACCGTAAAAATACACGACATCATCCTCTACGACATAATGAAATTTCTGTGCAGGAGAGAAGGATGCAATTAAGGTTGTCGAAGAATCCGTTTGAGTTGTATCGTTAAGCACCGTTGAATCTCCTTCGCCAGAATTTTGAATTGCGAGTTGCTGCGTCACGCCGATGTAGCGGCTAAAGGTATCGCCAGCGTTATCCTTGAGCGTAAACTTGATATAGTCTACGCCGCCAAAACTGTCGGCGAGTTTCACCGTCAACCTGGAACCGCTCACGGTCGCCGTCACGCCGCTCGGGGCCGACACGGTGTAGGTTCCGCCGTCGTAACCGCGGGTAAACTGCGCAAGGTCAATTACCTGGGTTTCACCCTTCGCGAAGGTGTAGTGCGCGCGGGCCATCCATTCCAGGTAGCGTTCCAGTTCCGTCCAGCCATCGCCCAGGCGGTCCCTGTTCGCTTCGCTAAAGTCACCGCTCTTCGACTTCGGATTGTAACCATACATACTTTCCCACCAGTCCGGGAGGCCATCGAGGTCACTATCGTAATCGTTGGCCCAGCTTACGCTCGGGTAAGGCTCCCAGCCCTTGATGTTCGCCGTATCCTTCACGTCGGTTTCGCGGTCGGGAATGCCCGCCATGCTACCCACGGAACCCTTCATGCTGTAGGTTCCGTTCTTGGTCTCATTTATCACGCGGGTGTCGTGATTGTCAAGTACCGGCATGCGCTGGCCCACATCGCTCAGCACATCCTTGTAGGCGGCCTTCGCACTCTGGACAGTTGCATACGAGGCAAAGAAGGGCTTGCTGTTCCAGGGTTCCCAATCCAGCACCTGCCCGCCAGAAAGCGAATACTCTCGACCGCAATTGTCGTTGGTGCCGTCGCAGGTGAACTTGCCGCCCGCAGCCTCGAGAACGTTGTTGTGGTAGTAATACGCCTGCGAGCCCTTGCCCGTACCTTCGAACTGTGCGCGCAAAGTATAGCCGTGCAAGGTAGTGGCGGCGCCCTCCTTGTAGTAATTGCCCACGAAGTTCACCTCGTGCGCACCGCCATCGGTCACGCGGCTCACCCAGTTATAGACAACGTTGTTGAATATGTCAAGGCGACCCGCGTAGTAGCCGTTCCCGTCGAGGCCACCGCCCAGGCTCCAGTTGCGGCCCGCATTGTGTGCAAGCAGGTTGTGGTGGAAGCTGCCGATATCGCCGCCGATAGTCGCCGCATACCCGTGTCCCGTCCCGACGGGGTAATTCTGGTGGTTCGCAATGTTCAGCGCCTCCGAAATCAGTGTGCGCTGCAGCGTAAGGTTCTTGCCACCACGACTGCTAAACGCCTCATCAATCGTCCAGCTGATACTTGCATGGTCCAATATGCTGTGGTCGCCACCGGTGAGCCCCATACCATCGTAGGTAGCACCGTAGCCCAGGCGCACACGCATGAAGCGGATGACCATGTCCTTGCCCGTGAACCCGATGGGGGCGCTCTTGATGGTAATTCCCTTGCCGGGAGCCGTCTGCCCCGCAATCGTCACGTAATCCTGATTGCAGACCAAACGCGATTTCAGCTGGATCATTCCCGACACCTTGAACACGATGGTACGCGGGCCAATTTCTGCCGTGCACGCCTCGCGCAAGGAACCCGCACCGTCATCGTTCAGGTTCGTCACGTACACCACCTTGCCACCGCGGCCACCCAGGGCGTTGCGGCCATAACCTTCGGCACCCTCGAACGCGACGCGGCCCGGCTTGAACGACCAGACATTCCCTGCCGTGACCGTTCCGTTCGCATCGACCTCATCTACGCGCCAGTAGTATGTCTGGAGCGGAGTCGTACCGCTCACCTTATACGAACTGCCGGATTGTTCGCCCTTGTAAACCGCAGTGCTCGAGGGCGTTGCCGTAAGCACAGCCGCCGAATCCGTCCCGAAATAGATACGATGCTTTACGGCCGACTTCGCCGCCGTCCACGAAAGCGTCAGCGCCCCGTTTTCATGCGGAGCGTGATAATCCAGATCCGCAGGCGAAGGCCCTGTCGCCTGTGCCGCCGCATTGGGCACGTTCAGTTCAAAGCCGTTCAGGGTAACCGTGCCCGTATTCAACTTTATCGCGGTCGAGGCTCCCGTACCGCTTACATTAAAAGTCACGTAGGCAATCGCCGCCTCGCCTGTCGAGAGCGCACGATTCGTGGGCTTGATCGAGGCCTGCTTCGAGTTGTTCACGTAGACATCGATGCTGTTGCTCGCCACCGTTCCATCGACATTGTTCAGGTACAACAAGAGACTGTGCGTCCCTGCCGCAAGATTCGAGAAGGTGAGCGTAATCGCCCCACCGCCTTCGACCATCACTCCGTCGCACACAAGGCGCGCATAGCTCGGGGACTGCACCCCGGCCTTGTACCAGTTGGCCTTGAGGTTAGCACTTCCGGCAACATTCACCTTCACGCCCGAAAGCGTCGTATCTTTCGAAGCGACACCCGAAACCACCCAGGGCACGTAATTCGGTTCCGTAACCTCGCTCGAATTGCGTCCGCTCATGTCAAAATCGACCTTGATGACGGGCGATGCAGCAAAGGCAAGCGCCGCCGAGAGGCCCAATACGCGAATAGAGTTCAAACATCCCATACAAAACTCCTTTCTGCCCACAAAAATACCCTCGGATTTGCTCCGGGGGTAGGGTAAAAGAAATTTCCAGTTGTCCACGGACTACGGCGGGCACCTGCGGTGCTTTTGTCACTTCGCAAAAACGGGCGGTCGGGCCTTGCGCAAACGCATTTCCTTTACCCGCGGGCTGTCCGCAGTTCCCAACAGGCGACCGCGCACATCGTAAACCTTCGCGCCACGCATATCCTGCAGGCTGCGTCCTGTTTCAACGCCATTGCGAACCGCAAACGAAGTGGTCGAAGAATCAGGATCTTCCACCTGGATTTGCGTGCTGTCGCCCGCCACGCTATTCACGGAAACCGAAAGCAGGTCGACCACACTCTTCTCACAAGTAAACCCGAGCGACATCTCGGCAGTCGATGCGCCCCTGTTTACCGCCTTATAGTGATACGCCTTGCCATCTTGCGCCGTGATGCGGGCCGAGTAGGTAACGACATCCTTTTCGCGCGAGACATCCATCACCACTTCGGCGTTGCGCATGATGCCAGCGAAATCGTCCCAGTTCCAGTCGAAATCGTAATCGAACGTCCCCGCGTTATCCATCGCAAAGGCATCGGCACGCAACAGCGTCGTCGCCCCGCCGGCAGTCGCACGCACAATGTAATTGTCCCAGTTGTTCACCTTGTTCGCATCGGCAAGCCCGTAAACCGGCTTGTTTCCGTAATTCATAAAGCGGAATGTTGCGCTAAAGTCGCCCGAGACCTTGTATTCAGCCGTCTTCTGCGCATTGAACGCTACATTGTATTCGCCACCGTCGTTTATCGTACCCGCCACGATGCGATTTTCAAGTGCTCCGTAGGCAACACGGCTCAACTCGAGCGACGCCGCGTCGGCACCGAGCAAGATTTCGTAATCGCCAACCGGTGTCCCCGTAGCCGTAACCGCATACACTAGCGAGTCGGATCCATCCTTCGCCGCACCGCGCAAGAACGCATACACATTTATCAGGTAGCCGTCCTTTTCTGCACGCAGGCGGACTTTTGCACCGTCGTACATCTTCTTGAAGGCATCCCAGTTTTCACCCCAGGCATTCCAGTAGTGCACCGTATTTTCGCCACCGAGCGTTTCCACGGAATAGCCGTCGGCACGCAGGTACCACATGTCGCCACCGTTCCTAAAGACGAGCACCCAGTTGTTCCAGTTTTCGGCTCCGCTCTTTACCTTGTTCCTGAATTCAAATTCCGTGACAAAGTTCCCGCTTACCTTCACGGACTCAAATTCGTCATAGGCATCCCATGCCGTGCTAAAGTCCTTTTTCCCAACGACCTTCACGCTGTCGCCGTAATAGCGGGCATCCTGCAGCACTTCGGTTTTCGGCACACGGTAACCCCAGAAGGCACGGTTCCCCGCCTTGTTCATCGCCGAGAACGTAAGCGTCCGCTTGCTCATATCGTTCTGCAACTGGTCAAGCACCACGCCCTCGTAGACAGTTCCACCCAGAGTAAGCGTCACGTAGCTCCGGCCCTTCGCATAGTCGTAATCCCAGGTTCCCGTGTAGGCGCCTGTCACCGTACCGTCGGCATTGAGTTGCATGTTCTGTTCCTGGTTCACCGCCACGGAATCTTCCCAGGTCTGCGGGT
This window contains:
- a CDS encoding T9SS type A sorting domain-containing protein, which encodes MGCLNSIRVLGLSAALAFAASPVIKVDFDMSGRNSSEVTEPNYVPWVVSGVASKDTTLSGVKVNVAGSANLKANWYKAGVQSPSYARLVCDGVMVEGGGAITLTFSNLAAGTHSLLLYLNNVDGTVASNSIDVYVNNSKQASIKPTNRALSTGEAAIAYVTFNVSGTGASTAIKLNTGTVTLNGFELNVPNAAAQATGPSPADLDYHAPHENGALTLSWTAAKSAVKHRIYFGTDSAAVLTATPSSTAVYKGEQSGSSYKVSGTTPLQTYYWRVDEVDANGTVTAGNVWSFKPGRVAFEGAEGYGRNALGGRGGKVVYVTNLNDDGAGSLREACTAEIGPRTIVFKVSGMIQLKSRLVCNQDYVTIAGQTAPGKGITIKSAPIGFTGKDMVIRFMRVRLGYGATYDGMGLTGGDHSILDHASISWTIDEAFSSRGGKNLTLQRTLISEALNIANHQNYPVGTGHGYAATIGGDIGSFHHNLLAHNAGRNWSLGGGLDGNGYYAGRLDIFNNVVYNWVSRVTDGGAHEVNFVGNYYKEGAATTLHGYTLRAQFEGTGKGSQAYYYHNNVLEAAGGKFTCDGTNDNCGREYSLSGGQVLDWEPWNSKPFFASYATVQSAKAAYKDVLSDVGQRMPVLDNHDTRVINETKNGTYSMKGSVGSMAGIPDRETDVKDTANIKGWEPYPSVSWANDYDSDLDGLPDWWESMYGYNPKSKSGDFSEANRDRLGDGWTELERYLEWMARAHYTFAKGETQVIDLAQFTRGYDGGTYTVSAPSGVTATVSGSRLTVKLADSFGGVDYIKFTLKDNAGDTFSRYIGVTQQLAIQNSGEGDSTVLNDTTQTDSSTTLIASFSPAQKFHYVVEDDVVYFYGIPVNAQIRVTDLSGKNPMLSKDVVTANGTASVNLQPFGRGVYIVNVRGMDRDGSCLSKTIKVMRR
- a CDS encoding glycoside hydrolase family 43 protein codes for the protein MGVLETFRAACVALSLAAVAAFAASVAVHDPSVIVVYKDAGGNSYPENDAAKSRTKYYYIFGTMNGAAYSRDMLDWTPFTPQLSRGGTVYVTGNEARDDYYSVFKAEADYAEHTNSATAKGNLWAPDIVWNKKLKKWCLYFSMAGEDWKSSIVLLTSDKIEGPYEYKGAVVYGGMDKQTAGSAANADYAKVTGSSTIDERYYIANNGVTNLGKWDGGYGSSCIDPNVFYDEDGNLWLLYGSWSGGLFLVKLDESTGLRDYSYKYGNNGAAKWSGTSMLEDPYMGIHVGGGYYVSGEGSYIQYFKDADGNGYYYLFVSYGFYSPEGGYTMRVFRSKDVKGPYVDVDGTPAIFEKFILNYWGNTDRGFPIVANYRWSFWAEDRAEIADGHNSLLRDDDGGMYLVYHRKFNNHTGWHNVETHQLFFNRMGWIVVAPFEYHEGYGLLARALDRSDIAGPYKVIMHNPPRNNPQTWEDSVAVNQEQNMQLNADGTVTGAYTGTWDYDYAKGRSYVTLTLGGTVYEGVVLDQLQNDMSKRTLTFSAMNKAGNRAFWGYRVPKTEVLQDARYYGDSVKVVGKKDFSTAWDAYDEFESVKVSGNFVTEFEFRNKVKSGAENWNNWVLVFRNGGDMWYLRADGYSVETLGGENTVHYWNAWGENWDAFKKMYDGAKVRLRAEKDGYLINVYAFLRGAAKDGSDSLVYAVTATGTPVGDYEILLGADAASLELSRVAYGALENRIVAGTINDGGEYNVAFNAQKTAEYKVSGDFSATFRFMNYGNKPVYGLADANKVNNWDNYIVRATAGGATTLLRADAFAMDNAGTFDYDFDWNWDDFAGIMRNAEVVMDVSREKDVVTYSARITAQDGKAYHYKAVNRGASTAEMSLGFTCEKSVVDLLSVSVNSVAGDSTQIQVEDPDSSTTSFAVRNGVETGRSLQDMRGAKVYDVRGRLLGTADSPRVKEMRLRKARPPVFAK